The genomic stretch CTTAACAGATCGCTTCGGTATGCCTGCCTTGTCTTCTCGCCAAGCCCGTCTTCGAGCCAGATGGCATCGACAAACCGGGCGACCACTGATTCGTCTTCGGATCTCACGCCCAAGCCCTCAAGCTGAGACTAACCGACAGCAGGCCCTTCGGACCGCCGGATCATTACCCACAAAAAAGGCAGCCATGGGCTGCCTTTTTTGCCTGGTGTTCAGCAAAACGCTGATCAGCCGAGCTTTTCCTTGATACGAGCTGCCTTGCCAGACAGGTCGCGCAGGTAGTAAAGCTTGGCCTGGCGTACGTCACCACGACGCTTCACGCTGATGCTGTCGATCAGCTTGGAGAAGCTCTGGAAAGTACGCTCAACACCCACACCGTAAGAAATCTTACGAACGGTGAAAGAGGAGTTCATGCCGCGGTTACGCTTGCCGATAACAACACCTTCGAACGCCTGCAGACGCTCACGGTTACCCTCGGTTACGCGAACCTGGACAACCACGGTATCGCCCGGCGCAAAA from Marinobacter subterrani encodes the following:
- the rplS gene encoding 50S ribosomal protein L19, translating into MSGKNNIISQLEAEQMTKEIPAFAPGDTVVVQVRVTEGNRERLQAFEGVVIGKRNRGMNSSFTVRKISYGVGVERTFQSFSKLIDSISVKRRGDVRQAKLYYLRDLSGKAARIKEKLG